In a single window of the Bacteroidota bacterium genome:
- a CDS encoding histidine kinase has protein sequence MNIRQGINMKNILKFSNLRASNTKFLDPLILLVIWIAIFIAPIFIFQQDYVIDGKRVVIAWKVIFPYFILVAINHFILIPYFLFKNKKAHYWLATLILLLAFNTFLHYLSKPDNENRPYPRHENPQHPPPKHNGPQGGNSAPKPPRGNNLPFPPYVNTIILSILIIGFDTGIRMRVLWSKLEQEKTVLEKENVQNQLAFLRNQISPHFLMNTLNNIHSLIDVNTEEAKEAIIKLSKLMRILLYDSDTDFVPLEKEVDFIKNYISLMKLRFSDKVNINLHVPEKIPNKMIPPYLFTSFVENAFKHGISYRNSSYIDIIFSIAQEYLTFEIKNSIPEIKKDEKASGIGIENSKKRLNILYDDLYSLIIKESKKEYKLTLKIPL, from the coding sequence ATGAATATAAGACAAGGAATCAACATGAAAAATATTCTAAAGTTTTCGAATCTTAGAGCAAGCAATACAAAATTCTTAGACCCTCTCATTCTTTTAGTGATATGGATTGCCATTTTTATAGCTCCTATATTTATTTTTCAACAAGATTATGTTATTGATGGCAAGCGTGTCGTTATTGCCTGGAAAGTAATCTTTCCATACTTTATACTTGTCGCTATAAATCATTTTATTCTAATTCCTTATTTTCTTTTCAAAAATAAAAAAGCCCATTATTGGCTTGCAACATTAATACTACTTCTTGCTTTCAACACATTTTTGCATTATTTATCAAAACCCGATAATGAGAACAGACCTTATCCAAGGCATGAAAACCCACAACATCCTCCACCTAAACATAATGGACCTCAGGGCGGTAATTCAGCACCAAAGCCACCCAGAGGGAATAATCTCCCATTTCCACCATATGTAAATACTATTATTCTTTCTATTCTGATAATTGGATTTGATACCGGCATTCGCATGAGGGTTTTGTGGTCGAAACTGGAACAGGAAAAAACAGTGCTTGAAAAAGAAAACGTGCAAAATCAACTCGCTTTTTTACGTAATCAAATTAGCCCGCATTTTTTAATGAATACACTGAATAATATTCACTCATTAATAGATGTAAATACTGAAGAAGCAAAAGAAGCAATTATCAAACTATCAAAACTGATGAGGATATTATTGTACGATTCGGATACCGATTTTGTACCTCTGGAGAAAGAAGTTGATTTTATAAAAAATTATATCAGCCTAATGAAATTGCGATTTTCTGATAAAGTAAATATTAACCTTCATGTACCTGAGAAAATACCCAATAAAATGATACCTCCATATCTGTTTACTTCTTTTGTTGAAAATGCGTTTAAGCATGGAATCAGTTATAGAAATTCAAGTTATATCGATATTATATTTTCTATAGCTCAGGAATATTTAACATTTGAAATTAAAAACAGTATCCCTGAAATTAAAAAAGATGAAAAAGCCTCAGGTATTGGAATTGAAAATTCGAAAAAACGCTTAAATATTTTATACGACGATTTATATTCCTTAATCATTAAGGAGAGTAAAAAAGAATACAAATTGACTCTAAAAATACCATTATGA